A stretch of the Bartonella henselae str. Houston-1 genome encodes the following:
- the rplS gene encoding 50S ribosomal protein L19: MNIIAQLEAEQCAKIAAKRQLPAFQPGDTVRVMVRVTEGTRTRVQAYEGVCIARSGGGLNETFTVRKISYGEGVERVFPVYSPLIEGVELVRRGKVRRAKLYYLRNLRGKAARITEKKDQRKKSAKIVEKEQEALVRVEAPAHATE; encoded by the coding sequence ATGAATATTATCGCGCAACTCGAAGCTGAACAATGTGCAAAAATTGCAGCAAAACGCCAACTGCCAGCTTTTCAGCCAGGAGATACAGTACGCGTTATGGTGCGTGTTACCGAAGGTACCAGAACGCGTGTTCAGGCTTATGAAGGAGTTTGTATTGCACGTTCAGGCGGTGGTTTAAATGAAACCTTTACAGTGCGTAAGATTTCTTATGGTGAGGGCGTTGAGCGTGTGTTTCCGGTTTATTCGCCCTTGATTGAGGGTGTTGAACTTGTACGCCGAGGAAAAGTGCGTCGGGCAAAGCTCTATTATCTGCGTAATTTAAGAGGGAAGGCTGCGCGGATCACTGAAAAGAAAGATCAACGGAAAAAAAGTGCAAAGATTGTTGAGAAAGAACAAGAAGCTCTTGTTAGAGTGGAGGCTCCAGCACACGCTACTGAATAA
- the sdhC gene encoding succinate dehydrogenase, cytochrome b556 subunit, translating to MTEITKIKQRPRSPHVSIYRWTITMAMSIAHRITGIALYFGMVFLAIWLISISCGVEAFRTVHRIYTSFPGLCILFLYTLAGIHHMVGGVRHIVWDIKPCLLAKEKATMTAWATVFISLIITFTIWIIGYNIV from the coding sequence ATGACAGAGATAACTAAGATAAAACAGCGCCCTCGTTCTCCCCACGTAAGTATTTATCGTTGGACCATCACTATGGCGATGTCAATTGCGCATCGTATCACCGGTATAGCACTTTATTTTGGAATGGTCTTCCTCGCTATTTGGTTAATTTCAATCAGCTGTGGGGTTGAGGCATTTAGAACGGTTCATAGAATTTATACTTCTTTTCCAGGGCTTTGCATTTTGTTTCTTTATACTCTTGCTGGGATTCATCACATGGTGGGCGGTGTTCGCCACATTGTTTGGGATATAAAGCCTTGCCTTTTGGCTAAAGAAAAGGCAACAATGACTGCATGGGCAACAGTTTTTATTTCTCTTATTATTACTTTTACGATTTGGATTATTGGATATAATATTGTCTAG
- the sdhD gene encoding succinate dehydrogenase, hydrophobic membrane anchor protein: MKKDFRTELGKVRGRGSAHEGTEHFWLQRLTGFINLPLLIFFIVLILSLVGKDYSIIRARLAHPVVAVLMGLLTLSVLYHMKLGMQVVIEDYIPREGLRIIFLVLNILFCFVLGGIIVFALLKIAIGG; this comes from the coding sequence ATGAAAAAAGATTTTCGAACGGAACTTGGGAAAGTCCGGGGGCGTGGAAGCGCACATGAAGGAACAGAGCATTTTTGGCTACAGCGTTTAACAGGTTTTATAAATCTGCCACTTTTGATATTTTTCATTGTTCTTATTCTCTCGCTTGTTGGAAAAGACTACAGCATTATACGCGCTCGGCTTGCGCATCCTGTTGTCGCTGTTTTAATGGGATTACTTACTCTTTCAGTCCTTTATCATATGAAACTTGGAATGCAGGTGGTTATTGAAGATTATATTCCCCGTGAAGGTTTACGGATAATTTTTTTGGTCTTAAATATTTTGTTTTGTTTTGTTTTGGGAGGGATCATCGTTTTTGCTCTTTTGAAAATTGCAATAGGGGGTTAA
- the trmD gene encoding tRNA (guanosine(37)-N1)-methyltransferase TrmD, whose amino-acid sequence MKFQARVLTLYPEMFPGFLGCSLAGQALKQGIWSLETVQIRDFALDKHHSVDDTPAGGGAGMVMRADVLAAALDSCPNDSPRLLMSPRGRLLNQAYARSLARSSGVTLVCGRFEGVDERIIEARELEEVSIGDYILSGGETAALVLLDAIVRLLPGVMGNEISAKCESFENGLLEHPQYTRPAVFEGRGIPPVLTSGHHKAIANWRQQQAESLTRQRRPDLYALYNKNRQKT is encoded by the coding sequence ATGAAATTTCAAGCACGTGTTTTAACACTTTATCCTGAAATGTTTCCTGGTTTTTTGGGTTGTTCTTTAGCAGGGCAAGCTTTAAAGCAGGGGATATGGTCGCTTGAGACAGTGCAGATTAGGGATTTTGCTCTTGATAAACATCATAGCGTTGATGATACGCCTGCTGGTGGTGGTGCTGGTATGGTGATGCGGGCTGATGTGTTAGCGGCGGCACTGGATAGTTGTCCAAATGATTCCCCAAGATTGTTAATGAGCCCGCGTGGGAGACTCTTGAATCAGGCTTATGCACGTTCTTTGGCACGGTCTTCGGGAGTGACATTGGTTTGTGGGCGTTTTGAAGGAGTCGATGAGCGGATAATAGAAGCACGAGAATTAGAAGAAGTGTCCATTGGTGATTATATTCTTTCAGGGGGCGAAACGGCGGCACTGGTTCTTTTGGATGCTATTGTGCGTCTTCTTCCCGGTGTTATGGGTAATGAGATCTCCGCAAAGTGTGAAAGTTTTGAGAATGGTTTGCTTGAGCACCCTCAATATACGCGTCCTGCTGTTTTTGAAGGGCGTGGTATTCCGCCAGTGTTGACGTCAGGTCATCACAAAGCTATCGCCAATTGGCGTCAACAGCAAGCCGAATCGTTAACACGGCAACGTCGCCCTGATCTTTACGCTCTTTATAATAAAAATCGTCAGAAAACTTGA